The Myxococcales bacterium nucleotide sequence TTTTCGTTAAGCGCGCACGCGTCGGCCTTAGGGATGGCTCAGAAACAAGAGAGATGACCATGAATGTCCCAAATAAGACCGAATCAGGTTTAAGGCTCGCCCTTCCCAAGGGCCGAATGGCGGACGGCGTGTTTGCGCTATTAGGCGATGCCGGCATTCGCGTGCGAACGGGAGAACGCGGCTATCGGCCGACTGTGTCTGTGCCGGGCTTTGAAGTGAAAATACTTAAACCGCAAAACATCATTGAGATGCTTCATGCAGGCTCGCGGGATATTGGGTTCGCAGGGGCGGACTGGGTGGCCGAGCTCGATGCTGAGCTGGTGGAGCTGCTAGATACGGGCATGGACCCTGTGGCGCTGGTTGCGGCCGCGCCCCGGGCACTGCTTGAGGGTGGCAAACTGCCCGAGCGGCCCCTTGTGGTGGCTTCGGAATATCCCCGGCTGACCGAGCGCTGGATGAAGAAGCAAACGAGTCCCATGAAGTTCGTGCGTTCGTACGGTGCAACGGAGGTGTTTCCCCCTGAAGACGCGGACTGCATCATTGATATCACCCAGACAGGCTCGACACTGCGTGCCAACGGGCTTGGCATTGTGGATGAGCTGTTATCATCTTCAACCCGGCTTTACGCCAATGGGGCTGCCCTCCGCGATTCAAACAAACGCAAACTGATTGATGATTTCGTCTTGCTGTTGCGTTCGGTGCTGGAGGCCCGGGACCGCGTTATGCTAGAGGTAAATGTTCCGTTGGGACAGTTCGAGCAGCTGATTGCCGTGCTTCCATGCATGCGCAAGCCCACGGTGGCACGGCTTCATGGTGAAGAAGGATACGCCGTCAAAGCGGCCGTACCCAAGAATGCTCTTCCCGCTCTGATTCCCGCGCTCAAGCAGTGCGGCGGCACTGACGTGGTGGTGACTAGGCTTAGCCAAATAGTCCCCTAGGGGTTTCTATGACCAACAAACTTCCTCTTCTTCCTTTGCCGTCCGTTGCGAACTTGGACATTTACCGTCCGGGGTTCCCCAAGGATCCCGATCTCCTCCGACTTGACGCGAACGAGGGCATGGCTCCGCCTCATACGCTGCTTGAACGTCTGCTGAACGCAAGCACGGAGGTATTGCGCCGTTATCCAAGCGCGGCAGATCTAGAGCAGGCGTTGTCTAAACGCTTTGGGTTGGAGGCGGAGCAGGTATTGGTCACCGCAGGGGGAGACGATGCGCTCTATCGTGCCTTTCGCGCGATGCTCGATCCCAGCCGGGAAGTGATTCTCACGTTGCCAAGCTACGAAATGCTTGACAGGTACGCCATGTTAACGGGAGCCACAACGCATGTGATGGGTTGGCTCAAAGGAGAGTATCCCGTTAACGATGCCCTTTCGCACATCAACGAGCGCACCAGACTGATCGTCGTGGTAAGTCCCAATAATCCTACCGGCGGTGTTATCACCATCAAGGGCCTTGAGAGGCTCGCGCTTGCTGCGCCGCATGCGTTGATCCTCGTAGATTTGGCATATACGGAGTTTGCGGACATTGATCTCAGCGCCGCATGTTTACGGTTTCCCAATGTGCTTTCAGTGCGAACTTTTTCCAAAGCTTGGGGATTGGCGGGGCTGCGTGTCGGCTATGCCGTGGGCGCCCCTAGCGTGATCAATTGGCTGCGTGCCGTGGGCGGACCGTACGCTGTTTCGCGTTTATCGTTGCAGCTGATGATGTGGCGATTGGAACAGCCTGAGGATGAGGTGTACGCATATATCAATCGCGTACGGCAGGAACGTGAGGCACTGTTTACGTTATTGGCTGAGCTTGGGACCGAGCCTGTGCCTTCTCAAGCCAATTTCGTGTTGACGCGTGTAAAGGATGCTCAGGGGCTACACCAGGCGCTCCTTGAGCAGGGCATCAGCGTGCGTTACTTCAAGACGCGGCCCGCGCTTAAGGACTACATTCGAATCACTTGTCCCGGTGTGCCCGAAGATTTTGAGCGTGTCCTACATGCGCTTAGACATGCGCTCGGGCACAAGAGCGCGGGCAACAAGGCCCTTCCCAAGAAAAGAAGTTCGACTTCCCTGCCCAGTCGAGAAGGGAACATCGTAAGTTGTAACAAAACGGCGCGCGGATCAGAGCTGACCCGCGTCACAAAGGAAACGCAGATTACGGTCAAGCTTATGCTCGACGGTGAGGGGAAACACGAGGTGCAGACGGGCATCGGGTTTCTCGATCACATGTTGAGCGCACTTTCCAAACACAGCCGGATGGATCTTCAGCTACGCTGCCAGGGCGACCTGGAGATAGACGATCATCACACATCGGAAGATTGCGCGCTAGCGTTGGGTGCGGCGCTCAACGAGGCGTTGGCCGATCGCAAGGGCATCGCGCGGTTTGGCTATGCGTATGCGCCGCTTGATGAAGCATTGGCTCGGGCGGTGATTGATTTTTCGGGGCGGCCCTACGCCACGGTCAGTCTTGGTTTGACACGGGAAAGCATTGGCGGCTGGGCCACGGAAAACATGACGCATTTTCTTTCGTCGCTGGCGCATGCAGCGCGCGCTACCCTCCAAGTGGAAGTGCTGCGGGGGCTTAACGATCACCATCGCATCGAGGCGGCGTTTAAAGCCACCGCGTTGGCTCTTCGCCAGGCGATTGCCATCGATGGCAGTAACCAGATCCCAAGCACCAAAGGCATACTGTGAGTGTTTATGTGGTGGATACCGAGTGCGCCAATATCGCCTCGATGCTGAGTGCGCTCCATCGACTGGGTGCCGAGGCCTCGCTCGGTGTGGACGGAGCCCGTATCGCCCGTGCCTCTCAAGTCGTTGTGCCGGGCGTGGGCACGTTTGCCGCGGCCATGAACAGGTTGCGCGAGTTGGGTTTGGTCGAACCGCTTAAGTCCCGCCTTGCGGAAGGGAGATCGACATTGTGCGTATGCGTAGGATTTCAGCTTTTGTTTGAGACAAGCGAAGAAAGTCCTAACACCTTTGGGTTGGGTTGGTTGCAAGGTCAAGTCAGGCGGTTTCCTGAGACCGTCCGCGTGCCGCAGTTTGGGTGGAACATCATCGAGCCGAGCGACGGCGCAATGCTTTTCGAAAAAGGATACATGTATTTTGCGAACTCCTATTATGCGGCGGAGGTGCCGAACTCTATGCCCCATGTGCAGGCCCATCATGGCGTGCGATTTGTGGCGGGGATCGAAAAAGGTGCGGTGTTGGGTTGCCAGTTTCATCCGGAACTCTCAAGCAAGAACGGTCTGAGCCTGCTCAAGCGTTGGCTTGGGCGCAGCATGGGGGCGCCATGTTGACGGTTCGAGTGATTCCTTGCCTCGATGTCCGAAACGGACGGGTGGTGAAGGGTGTAAAGTTCGGGCAGTTGCGTGATGCGGGTTCTCCGGCGGAGTTAGCAGCGCTATACGAAGAGCAAGGCGCCGATGAGTTGGTGATGCTGGATATCTCAGCGACGCCTGAGGGCCGAGAGACTCAAACGGACACCATACAAGCGATTCGCTCAGGGATCGCGCTGCCATTAACCGTAGGCGGCGGGGTGCGGACGCAAGCGGATGCAGGCAGGTTGCTTGGGGCCGGAGCCGATAAGGTGGCCATCAACACTGCTGCGGTGACGAATCCTTCTTTGCTGGAAGCGATTGCCCAAAAGTTTGGCACGCAGTGCACGGTGATTGCAATCGATGCCGCCCTCTGCGAGGGCAATGAAGCAGATTGGGAAGTGGTGGTGCGGTCAGGCAAAGAGCGAACGGGGCTTGATGCGGTGGCATGGGCCGAGCGCGCTGAGGCAATGGGTGTGGGCGAGATATTGCTGACCAGTTGGGATCGGGATGGCACGCGATCAGGGTATGACCAGGACCTCATCCGCGCGATCTCCATGGCTGTGCATATTCCGGTGATAGCCTCTGGGGGCGCCGCTCACGCCGAGCACATGGTAGAGGCGCTTCAGGCGGGGGCGGACGCAGTGCTCGCCGCATCGGTTTTTCATGATGGCGAGTACACTGTCGGCGAAATCAAGCAGGCGCTCAGCAACGCAGGTTTACAGGTGCGTCGATGATCATTCCTTCGATTGATTTGATGGGCGGACATGCGGTCCAGCTGGTTGGCGGGAAAAAACTGCAAATCGATGCCGGTGATCCGTTGCCGATTGCCGAGCGGTTTAAGCTGGCGGGGGAGATAGCTGTCGTGGATCTCGATGCGGCCTTAGGCAAGGGCTCCAACCGGGAGGTGATCACGCACTTGTTGAACATTGCGCGCTGCCGGGTGGGCGGCGGCATTCGCGACATCGAGGCCGCGATACGCTGGCTTGATTTGGGCGCCCACAAGATCGTATTGGGAACGTCTGCTGTGCCCGAAGTCCTTAGCAAGTTGCCTCGAGAGAGGTTAGTGGCCGCGCTTGACGCCGTCGATGGCGAAGTCGTGGTGGAGGGCTGGCAAACCAAAACGGGTAGGGGCATCGAGGAGCGAATGCAGGAGCTTCGCCCGTGGGTGGGTGAGTTTTTGGTGACCATGGTCGAACGCGAGGGCCGACAAAAGGGCGCAGACATGCCGAGGGCCCATGCAATAATTCAGGCGGCCGGAGAGGATTGTCACGTCACCATCGCCGGAGGTGTAACCACCGCGCAAGAAGTCGCGGAGCTGGATCGGTTGGGCGCTGATGCCCAAGTGGGAATGGCCCTCTATACGAATCGATTGCCGTTGGCTGATGCGATTGTTGCGCCGCTCAGTAGCGATCGGCCAGACGGGCTTTGGCCTACGATCGTCGCCTCGGAGCATGGCGAGGCGCTCGGCTTGGCGTATTCAAATCTTGCAAGCGTGAGTGCTGCCATAGACACGCAAACGGGCGTGTACCACTCACGCACCCGCGGACTTTGGCAAAAGGGCAAGACTTCGGGTGCTACGCAGGAGTTACTCAAGATCAGCGTAGACTGCGACAGGGACGCCTTGAGATTTACGGTGAGACAACGCGGGGAAGGCTTCTGTCACCGGGGAACCCACAGTTGTTTCGGCGATGCGACGGGCCTGGCATTGTTAGAAAAGCGTCTGAGGACTCGCGTGTCTGACCCTCCGGCAGAATCCTACACAAAACGTCTGCTCGAAGATAATGCGCTTCTTTCCGCGAAACTGTTGGAGGAGGCGCAAGAGCTTGTGGAGGCCTCAAGCAGGGGCGAAATTATACATGAAGCCGCCGATCTTGTCTATTTCATG carries:
- the hisG gene encoding ATP phosphoribosyltransferase, translated to MNVPNKTESGLRLALPKGRMADGVFALLGDAGIRVRTGERGYRPTVSVPGFEVKILKPQNIIEMLHAGSRDIGFAGADWVAELDAELVELLDTGMDPVALVAAAPRALLEGGKLPERPLVVASEYPRLTERWMKKQTSPMKFVRSYGATEVFPPEDADCIIDITQTGSTLRANGLGIVDELLSSSTRLYANGAALRDSNKRKLIDDFVLLLRSVLEARDRVMLEVNVPLGQFEQLIAVLPCMRKPTVARLHGEEGYAVKAAVPKNALPALIPALKQCGGTDVVVTRLSQIVP
- the hisB gene encoding imidazoleglycerol-phosphate dehydratase HisB, with protein sequence MTNKLPLLPLPSVANLDIYRPGFPKDPDLLRLDANEGMAPPHTLLERLLNASTEVLRRYPSAADLEQALSKRFGLEAEQVLVTAGGDDALYRAFRAMLDPSREVILTLPSYEMLDRYAMLTGATTHVMGWLKGEYPVNDALSHINERTRLIVVVSPNNPTGGVITIKGLERLALAAPHALILVDLAYTEFADIDLSAACLRFPNVLSVRTFSKAWGLAGLRVGYAVGAPSVINWLRAVGGPYAVSRLSLQLMMWRLEQPEDEVYAYINRVRQEREALFTLLAELGTEPVPSQANFVLTRVKDAQGLHQALLEQGISVRYFKTRPALKDYIRITCPGVPEDFERVLHALRHALGHKSAGNKALPKKRSSTSLPSREGNIVSCNKTARGSELTRVTKETQITVKLMLDGEGKHEVQTGIGFLDHMLSALSKHSRMDLQLRCQGDLEIDDHHTSEDCALALGAALNEALADRKGIARFGYAYAPLDEALARAVIDFSGRPYATVSLGLTRESIGGWATENMTHFLSSLAHAARATLQVEVLRGLNDHHRIEAAFKATALALRQAIAIDGSNQIPSTKGIL
- the hisH gene encoding imidazole glycerol phosphate synthase subunit HisH, with the translated sequence MSVYVVDTECANIASMLSALHRLGAEASLGVDGARIARASQVVVPGVGTFAAAMNRLRELGLVEPLKSRLAEGRSTLCVCVGFQLLFETSEESPNTFGLGWLQGQVRRFPETVRVPQFGWNIIEPSDGAMLFEKGYMYFANSYYAAEVPNSMPHVQAHHGVRFVAGIEKGAVLGCQFHPELSSKNGLSLLKRWLGRSMGAPC
- the hisF gene encoding imidazole glycerol phosphate synthase subunit HisF, with amino-acid sequence MLTVRVIPCLDVRNGRVVKGVKFGQLRDAGSPAELAALYEEQGADELVMLDISATPEGRETQTDTIQAIRSGIALPLTVGGGVRTQADAGRLLGAGADKVAINTAAVTNPSLLEAIAQKFGTQCTVIAIDAALCEGNEADWEVVVRSGKERTGLDAVAWAERAEAMGVGEILLTSWDRDGTRSGYDQDLIRAISMAVHIPVIASGGAAHAEHMVEALQAGADAVLAASVFHDGEYTVGEIKQALSNAGLQVRR
- the hisE gene encoding phosphoribosyl-ATP diphosphatase, producing the protein MIIPSIDLMGGHAVQLVGGKKLQIDAGDPLPIAERFKLAGEIAVVDLDAALGKGSNREVITHLLNIARCRVGGGIRDIEAAIRWLDLGAHKIVLGTSAVPEVLSKLPRERLVAALDAVDGEVVVEGWQTKTGRGIEERMQELRPWVGEFLVTMVEREGRQKGADMPRAHAIIQAAGEDCHVTIAGGVTTAQEVAELDRLGADAQVGMALYTNRLPLADAIVAPLSSDRPDGLWPTIVASEHGEALGLAYSNLASVSAAIDTQTGVYHSRTRGLWQKGKTSGATQELLKISVDCDRDALRFTVRQRGEGFCHRGTHSCFGDATGLALLEKRLRTRVSDPPAESYTKRLLEDNALLSAKLLEEAQELVEASSRGEIIHEAADLVYFMLAKMAKHAVTLADVETELDRRRLRVTRRPGHAKPWRKSL